The region GGATGCGGGGCGACTGCCTCGGACGGCGGGCCCCTGTGTGTGGAGACTGCGGCCTGCGCCCGATCTGCCGGCACTGGCGCTGATGGGGGAGTCGATCGGCCTGCTCGGCGTCGCGCTGCTCGTCGCGGTGGGAGGCGTCCTCGCCTGGGCGCTGTTCACGCTGGCGACGCGGGTCCGCGAGCTGGAGACGGCCCGGGCCACCCCGGACGCCGCCGCCACGCTCCTCCAGCGCGAGATCGAGGCCGTTCGGGCGGAAGCCCGCCAGGGACAGGAGGGCGCGCTGACCGCCGTGCGGCAGGAGATCAGCCAGTTCGGCGGCCAGGTCGGCCAGCAGCTCGGCCAGGTCCAGGTGGCCGTCAATACCCAGCTCCAGCAGGTCACCGGCGAGGTCAACCGGCGGCTCCAGGAGGGCATGGCCCTCATCCAGGGGGCGCAGACGGCGATCGGCCACCGGCTCGACCAGGCGGCGACGGCGGTGAGCCAGGTGCACGGACAGCTCGGGACCCTGACCGAGGCGACGCGTCGGATGGCCGAGATCGGGCGCGACATCGCCGGGCTCGAGCAGATCCTCCGGGCCCCGAAGATCCGCGGGGGTCTCGGCGAGATCCTGCTCGAGCGCGCCCTCGGCGAGATCCTCCCCGGGGGGACCTACCGGCTGCAGCACGCCTTCCGGGGCGGGGACAAGGTGGACGCGGTGATCGTGCTCGGCGACCGGCTGGTCCCGGTCGACTCGAAGTTCCCGCTCGAGAACTTCCGGCGCCTGGTGGAGGAGCCCCAGGAGGACCGCCGCCGGCAGGTGCGGCGGGGGTTCGTCCGCGACGTCCGGAACCGCGTGGACGAGATCGCCAAGAAGTACATCCTGCCCGACGAAGGGACCTTCGACTTCGCGCTGATGTACATCCCGGCCGAGAACGTCTACTACGAGGTCGTCGTCAAGGACGAGGACGAAGGGGACGACTCCGTCCTGGCCTACGCGCTGTCACGCCGGGTGATCCCCGTCTCCCCGAACTCCTTCTACGCCTACCTCCAGGTGATCCTGCTCGGGCTCAAGGGGTTGCGGGTCGAGCAGAACGCTCGGGAGATCCTGGCCACCCTCGGCCGGTTGACCGGCGACCTGACGCGCTTCCGGGAGCACTTCGACACCCTCGGCAAGCACGTCACCAACGCCAAGAACAAATACGAGGAGGC is a window of Candidatus Methylomirabilota bacterium DNA encoding:
- a CDS encoding DNA recombination protein RmuC; this translates as MWRLRPAPDLPALALMGESIGLLGVALLVAVGGVLAWALFTLATRVRELETARATPDAAATLLQREIEAVRAEARQGQEGALTAVRQEISQFGGQVGQQLGQVQVAVNTQLQQVTGEVNRRLQEGMALIQGAQTAIGHRLDQAATAVSQVHGQLGTLTEATRRMAEIGRDIAGLEQILRAPKIRGGLGEILLERALGEILPGGTYRLQHAFRGGDKVDAVIVLGDRLVPVDSKFPLENFRRLVEEPQEDRRRQVRRGFVRDVRNRVDEIAKKYILPDEGTFDFALMYIPAENVYYEVVVKDEDEGDDSVLAYALSRRVIPVSPNSFYAYLQVILLGLKGLRVEQNAREILATLGRLTGDLTRFREHFDTLGKHVTNAKNKYEEA